The following proteins are encoded in a genomic region of Rattus rattus isolate New Zealand chromosome 2, Rrattus_CSIRO_v1, whole genome shotgun sequence:
- the LOC116893354 gene encoding keratin-associated protein 19-2-like has translation MSSGYFGGLGCGFNSIRRLGCGSGFGGYGSGSGFGGHRYGSGFGGHGYGSGFRGSGFRGYGYGSGSGFGGYGYGSGFRGYGYGSGFGGHGYGSGFGGYGYGSGFRGYGYGSGFGGHGYGSGFGGHGYGSGFGGYGYGSGFGGY, from the coding sequence ATGAGCAGCGGCTACTTTGGAGGCCTGGGCTGTGGTTTTAACAGCATCCGCAGACTGGGCTGTGGCTCTGGCTTCGGAGGCtatggctctggctctggctttggAGGCCACAGATACGGCTCTGGCTTTGGAGGCCACGGATATGGCTCTGGCTTCAGAGGCTCTGGCTTCAGAGGCTATGGATacggctctggctctggcttcgGAGGCTACGGATATGGCTCTGGCTTCAGAGGCTATGGATATGGCTCTGGCTTTGGAGGCCATGGATATGGCTCTGGCTTTGGAGGCTACGGATATGGCTCTGGCTTCAGAGGCTATGGATATGGCTCTGGCTTCGGAGGCCACGGATATGGCTCTGGCTTCGGAGGCCACGGATATGGCTCTGGCTTCGGAGGCTACGGATATGGCTCTGGCTTCGGAGGCTACTGA